A single Phycisphaerales bacterium DNA region contains:
- a CDS encoding glycosyltransferase family 2 protein, protein MPEPDGTPLDLSVVAPAHNEEDNIQPLVDQIESALKDSGLTFEAVIVDDGSTDATRRRLTDAMATRPWLRCVAMTQTPPGRGNGQSAAFHAGFRAARGELIAVLDADLQNDPAEIPMMVERLRATNAGLVQGDRSHARKDNVVRRVGSWVGRSFRRWLLGDTIRDTGCSLRVMKRELALRLPLEFRGMHRFIPITARHLGYHVEEVRVTHRPRVAGQTKYGFGIIQRALPGLIDLFAVRYMRSRRRPTTSMEVGADTTAGAREAVR, encoded by the coding sequence GAACCCCGCTGGACCTCTCCGTGGTCGCCCCTGCGCACAACGAAGAGGACAACATCCAGCCCCTCGTCGACCAGATCGAGTCCGCTCTCAAAGACTCCGGCCTCACCTTCGAGGCCGTGATCGTCGACGACGGCAGCACCGACGCCACCCGCCGCAGGCTCACCGACGCCATGGCCACCCGCCCCTGGCTCCGCTGCGTCGCCATGACCCAGACCCCGCCGGGCAGGGGCAACGGCCAGTCCGCCGCCTTCCACGCCGGCTTCCGCGCCGCCCGCGGCGAGCTCATCGCGGTCCTCGATGCCGACCTCCAGAACGACCCCGCCGAGATCCCCATGATGGTGGAGCGCCTCCGTGCCACCAACGCCGGCCTCGTGCAGGGAGACCGCTCCCACGCCCGCAAGGACAACGTCGTCCGGCGCGTCGGATCCTGGGTCGGCCGCTCCTTCCGCCGCTGGCTCCTGGGCGACACCATCCGCGACACCGGCTGCTCGCTCCGCGTCATGAAGCGCGAGCTCGCCCTCCGCCTGCCCCTCGAGTTCCGGGGCATGCACCGGTTCATCCCCATCACCGCCAGGCACCTGGGCTACCACGTCGAGGAGGTCCGCGTCACCCACCGCCCCCGGGTCGCCGGCCAGACCAAGTACGGCTTCGGCATCATCCAGCGGGCCCTGCCCGGCCTGATCGACCTTTTTGCGGTACGGTACATGCGGTCAAGGCGCCGCCCCACCACTTCCATGGAGGTCGGCGCCGACACGACCGCTGGGGCACGGGAGGCTGTCCGTTGA
- a CDS encoding lipid-A-disaccharide synthase N-terminal domain-containing protein: MKPGPIIAMLVILGLSIWIMLHISKRVPPTEGAAVVEMVISSHKVKVEQVHEVRDGHSVFNYRILSGPFAGREMTGPEFQAWLQMEANAAGRSPLLRLFNVSTGNQFLWIAIGLGGQLIFSGRMLVQWLASEKSRKSVVPAAFWYMSLGGALMLTAYFIWRQDMVGLLGQTMGLVIYVRNIRLLRLDKARTEAAKRQEAPREPAGAVAGGAPVPG; this comes from the coding sequence TTGAAACCGGGCCCGATCATCGCGATGCTCGTCATCCTCGGCCTGAGCATCTGGATCATGCTCCACATCTCCAAGCGCGTCCCGCCCACCGAGGGCGCGGCCGTCGTCGAGATGGTCATCTCCAGCCACAAGGTCAAGGTCGAGCAGGTCCACGAGGTCCGCGACGGGCACTCCGTCTTCAACTACCGCATCCTCAGCGGCCCCTTCGCCGGGCGCGAGATGACCGGCCCCGAGTTCCAGGCGTGGCTGCAAATGGAGGCCAACGCCGCGGGCCGCTCGCCGCTGCTGCGCCTCTTCAACGTCTCCACCGGCAACCAGTTCCTGTGGATCGCCATCGGCCTCGGCGGGCAGCTCATCTTCTCGGGCCGCATGCTGGTGCAGTGGCTGGCCAGCGAGAAGAGCCGCAAGTCGGTCGTCCCCGCCGCGTTCTGGTACATGAGCCTGGGCGGCGCCCTCATGCTCACCGCCTACTTCATCTGGCGGCAGGACATGGTGGGCCTCCTCGGCCAGACGATGGGCCTCGTCATCTACGTGCGCAATATCCGCCTGCTGCGGCTGGACAAAGCCCGAACCGAAGCGGCCAAGCGACAGGAAGCACCACGCGAGCCCGCCGGCGCGGTCGCAGGGGGCGCGCCGGTCCCCGGCTGA